A genome region from Planctomycetota bacterium includes the following:
- the pgk gene encoding phosphoglycerate kinase, protein MAVTSTQMASLIRTLLSGEAGGKTLQDYLASIPRLESLADVPSGTPVLVRGDVDAKPGPKVGDGDIRLQSMVETLKYGQQRGWKQVIFGHIGRKPEGSLKSVAKRIGELLGTDVPLIEDWYDDATGVQASVTEKIKQAPAGSVLVLENTRRWKIERVLWDASAADADKVAEPLVAFANQMADKVASVYVNEALSAGSLDSSTVVVPSAMKRVALGKYVAREFDGPMLRCQAATLVVFSGLKIDKLDDLSAMIARGTIRWVFTAGSLAMALRKADARLKGQNLCIGLAEAAGHEDKPYFIEESRVKQAEKMLTDGRAKGIRFVLPVDSILQDGRASDTIGPADQQFDIGPKSSIVFAEAVGEFIKTEAAGGRKPVAFHNGVFGMFEDPRFENGTKNFIAQLKRMKDAGVEVYVGGGEGGAALDKYGQHDWVTHCFTAGGTVLNALGSSPVPYLVALSAAAKR, encoded by the coding sequence ATGGCTGTCACCTCGACTCAGATGGCATCGCTGATTCGGACACTGCTCAGCGGCGAAGCGGGCGGCAAAACGCTGCAAGACTACCTGGCCAGCATTCCTCGGCTCGAATCGTTGGCCGACGTGCCGTCGGGCACGCCGGTGCTGGTGCGCGGCGACGTTGACGCCAAGCCGGGGCCAAAAGTCGGCGACGGCGACATCCGCCTGCAGTCGATGGTCGAAACACTGAAGTACGGCCAACAGCGCGGCTGGAAGCAGGTGATCTTTGGCCACATCGGCCGCAAGCCCGAGGGGAGCCTCAAGAGCGTTGCCAAGCGAATCGGCGAGTTGCTGGGTACCGATGTGCCGCTGATCGAGGATTGGTACGACGACGCCACGGGCGTGCAGGCCAGCGTGACGGAAAAGATCAAGCAGGCCCCGGCCGGCAGCGTGCTGGTGCTGGAAAACACACGGCGCTGGAAAATCGAGCGCGTGTTGTGGGATGCGTCGGCCGCCGATGCCGACAAAGTAGCCGAGCCACTCGTCGCGTTCGCCAATCAGATGGCCGACAAGGTGGCGAGCGTCTACGTGAACGAAGCCCTATCAGCCGGCAGCCTCGACAGCTCGACCGTCGTCGTCCCCAGCGCGATGAAGCGCGTGGCCTTGGGCAAGTACGTCGCCCGCGAGTTCGACGGGCCCATGCTCCGCTGCCAGGCGGCCACGCTCGTCGTCTTCAGCGGCTTGAAAATCGACAAGCTGGACGACCTGTCCGCCATGATCGCGCGCGGCACGATTCGCTGGGTGTTCACGGCTGGCTCGCTGGCCATGGCGCTGCGCAAAGCCGACGCGCGCCTGAAGGGACAGAACTTGTGCATCGGTTTGGCCGAAGCCGCCGGGCACGAGGACAAGCCCTACTTCATCGAAGAGTCGCGAGTGAAGCAAGCCGAGAAGATGCTCACCGATGGCCGGGCCAAGGGTATTCGCTTTGTGCTGCCGGTCGACTCGATTCTGCAAGACGGCCGCGCGTCGGATACGATTGGTCCCGCGGATCAGCAGTTTGACATCGGCCCCAAGTCGAGCATCGTGTTCGCGGAGGCGGTCGGCGAGTTCATCAAGACCGAGGCCGCTGGCGGTCGCAAGCCAGTGGCTTTTCACAACGGCGTGTTCGGCATGTTCGAGGATCCTCGCTTCGAGAACGGCACCAAGAACTTCATCGCGCAACTCAAGCGGATGAAGGACGCGGGCGTCGAGGTCTATGTCGGTGGTGGCGAAGGGGGCGCGGCCCTCGACAAGTACGGCCAGCACGACTGGGTGACCCACTGCTTCACGGCGGGCGGAACCGTGTTGAACGCTTTGGGCAGTTCGCCCGTACCATACTTGGTGGCCCTGTCGGCGGCCGCCAAGCGTTAA
- a CDS encoding DUF1598 domain-containing protein, which produces MACAAWRRAFHGALIVGLVTGAMTARLSASEADAKLLNEQIAAGEFSSAIELANRQADRATRDRWLAQVATAQRNAGASQASLSTMAQVRDDRYRSEALNEMQSAPVGQQGAGVVPDFDSLITLLKETIAPQSWADTGGTGAVKEFRGGVSVDTRGMMRKLDTDKSKTLASARSGAKTGSATRLQSPSNLRKVSLTRLEREIQLRVAAGKPIDDAMMLLAGIQRIEYLFIYPDTGDLVIAGPADGWRTDVEGRMVGNESGRPVVRLEDLVVMLRHLDASQAGRFGCSITPSQESLARTQEFVAASSKTPLKPGKAARETWLAKLRDTLGPQDITVSGIDPRTRVARVLVEADYRMKLVGIGLEPGTADVPSYLDMIRVAPGQAPPALDVLRWWFTMNYDAVQCDAARESYGWRGQGVRVQCENELLDDEGQRVHTDQANQWNREFAHNFTKHFNALAAKYPIYAELQNVFDLALVATIVKQEKLDQRIDWHAVTFRDPKQVAVSMEPAPRNVQTVLNHRVVNQKDILAAISGGVSAEPTEIADTLKTERDGQLDSRHKYIVPAKVENRQWWWD; this is translated from the coding sequence ATGGCTTGCGCTGCATGGCGTCGCGCGTTTCATGGGGCCCTGATCGTTGGTCTTGTCACCGGAGCGATGACGGCCCGACTTTCCGCCAGCGAGGCGGATGCCAAGCTGCTGAACGAACAAATCGCCGCCGGCGAGTTTTCCTCGGCTATCGAGTTGGCCAACCGCCAGGCCGACCGCGCCACGCGGGATCGCTGGCTGGCCCAAGTTGCCACCGCCCAGCGGAACGCCGGCGCCAGCCAGGCGTCGCTTTCGACCATGGCCCAAGTCCGCGACGATCGTTATCGCAGCGAAGCATTGAACGAAATGCAGTCAGCACCCGTCGGCCAGCAAGGGGCCGGCGTGGTACCCGACTTTGACTCACTGATCACCCTGCTCAAGGAAACCATCGCCCCCCAGTCGTGGGCCGACACCGGCGGCACGGGCGCCGTTAAGGAATTTCGTGGCGGAGTCTCGGTCGACACTCGCGGCATGATGCGAAAGCTCGACACGGACAAGAGCAAGACGCTGGCCTCGGCGCGCAGCGGCGCCAAGACCGGTAGTGCGACCCGGCTGCAAAGCCCGTCGAACCTGCGCAAAGTCTCGCTGACGCGTCTGGAGCGCGAGATTCAATTGCGCGTCGCCGCCGGCAAGCCGATCGACGATGCCATGATGCTGTTGGCCGGCATCCAACGAATTGAATACTTGTTCATCTATCCCGACACCGGCGATTTGGTCATTGCTGGTCCGGCTGATGGCTGGCGAACTGACGTCGAAGGTCGCATGGTCGGCAACGAATCGGGGCGTCCGGTCGTGCGCCTGGAAGACCTGGTCGTGATGTTGCGGCACCTCGATGCTTCGCAAGCCGGCCGGTTCGGCTGCTCGATCACCCCCTCGCAAGAATCGCTGGCCCGCACCCAGGAGTTCGTGGCCGCCAGCAGCAAGACACCGCTCAAGCCGGGCAAAGCCGCCCGCGAAACCTGGCTGGCCAAGCTGCGTGACACCTTGGGCCCCCAGGACATCACCGTGTCGGGCATCGACCCGCGGACCCGCGTGGCCCGCGTGTTGGTCGAAGCGGACTACCGCATGAAACTGGTCGGCATCGGGCTCGAGCCGGGCACGGCCGACGTGCCGAGCTATTTGGACATGATTCGCGTCGCCCCGGGCCAGGCCCCGCCGGCACTCGACGTGCTGCGCTGGTGGTTCACCATGAACTACGACGCTGTTCAATGCGACGCGGCCCGCGAATCGTACGGCTGGCGCGGCCAGGGCGTCCGCGTGCAGTGCGAGAATGAGCTGCTCGACGACGAAGGCCAGCGAGTCCACACCGATCAGGCCAATCAGTGGAACCGCGAGTTTGCCCACAACTTTACCAAGCACTTCAACGCCTTGGCGGCCAAGTACCCGATCTACGCCGAACTGCAGAACGTGTTCGATCTGGCCCTGGTGGCGACGATCGTCAAGCAGGAGAAGCTGGATCAGCGCATCGATTGGCACGCCGTCACGTTCCGCGATCCCAAGCAGGTCGCCGTCTCGATGGAGCCGGCCCCGCGCAACGTGCAGACCGTGTTGAACCACCGCGTGGTCAACCAGAAGGACATCCTGGCGGCGATCAGCGGCGGCGTCAGCGCCGAGCCCACCGAAATCGCCGACACGCTCAAGACCGAGCGCGATGGCCAACTCGACTCGCGTCACAAGTACATCGTGCCCGCCAAGGTCGAGAATCGCCAATGGTGGTGGGACTAA